In one window of Tellurirhabdus rosea DNA:
- a CDS encoding ABA4-like family protein — translation MNTALAFQLANALVLPQWLLMIFAPRWQPTRWLMRHQPIPALLALFYLYFLFFGTNTNNLALDSFNTLAGVKALFTSDAAVLAGWIHYLAFDLVAGTYILRSGRRRRIPHGLLVPCLLLCFLLGPTGFLIYWIIRKFYKRSYSRSDHSDED, via the coding sequence ATGAATACCGCTCTGGCTTTCCAACTGGCAAATGCGCTGGTGCTGCCCCAATGGCTGCTGATGATTTTTGCCCCGCGCTGGCAACCGACCCGCTGGCTGATGCGTCACCAGCCCATTCCGGCACTGCTGGCCCTGTTTTACCTGTATTTTCTTTTTTTCGGGACCAATACCAACAACCTGGCGCTGGATTCGTTCAATACATTAGCGGGCGTCAAGGCGCTGTTTACCAGCGATGCGGCCGTGCTGGCGGGCTGGATACACTACCTCGCCTTTGACCTCGTGGCCGGAACGTACATATTGCGCAGCGGTCGCCGCCGCCGGATTCCGCACGGACTGCTGGTGCCTTGCCTGCTGCTGTGTTTCCTGCTCGGCCCGACGGGTTTCCTGATTTACTGGATCATTCGGAAATTTTATAAACGCTCGTACTCGCGGAGCGACCATTCAGACGAGGATTAA
- a CDS encoding DUF4097 family beta strand repeat-containing protein, protein MKKYLMLLFLAVLLTPPLAAQVKLQVVTQSLEKDLTGIRKVVINGKKADVIIHGWTKTGVSAQIRRVAKHPDRDVAELELNFMLYKIGAQDGVLTLTNGFRIPQNRRSVQSQLKTVFELWVPENTGLQIDNSFGDITLANLRGETSVTFEFGKLSLSDLTGKLTIQSEYGDLEATDVGGQLVCKAEKADIILRQLSGTARIESRYGKLYVRPAERLSSLTVSAARTEIYLYTRRVDDFQYEVETTYSTLKVPDSHQPFVRKLRFDHQPAGNRPAVRIDGSYSPVTLIQSAGDMLIKN, encoded by the coding sequence ATGAAAAAGTACCTTATGCTCCTGTTTCTGGCAGTGCTGCTGACTCCACCGCTGGCCGCCCAGGTAAAATTACAGGTGGTGACTCAGTCGCTGGAAAAAGACCTGACGGGCATCCGCAAGGTGGTTATCAACGGCAAAAAAGCCGATGTCATCATCCACGGCTGGACTAAAACGGGCGTTTCGGCCCAGATCCGGCGCGTGGCCAAGCACCCCGACCGCGACGTAGCCGAATTAGAACTGAACTTCATGCTCTACAAAATCGGTGCGCAGGACGGCGTGCTGACGCTCACCAATGGCTTCCGGATTCCGCAGAACCGCCGCAGCGTGCAGAGTCAGTTGAAAACCGTGTTTGAGCTTTGGGTGCCGGAGAATACGGGCCTGCAGATCGACAACAGCTTTGGCGACATCACGCTGGCAAACCTGCGCGGCGAAACGTCCGTCACCTTCGAGTTCGGTAAGCTCAGTCTGAGCGATTTAACGGGAAAGCTTACCATCCAATCGGAGTATGGCGACCTGGAAGCGACGGACGTGGGCGGGCAGCTGGTTTGCAAGGCAGAAAAAGCCGATATCATCCTGCGTCAGCTCAGCGGAACGGCCCGGATTGAAAGCCGCTACGGCAAGCTTTACGTCCGCCCCGCCGAGCGATTGTCTTCCCTGACGGTCAGCGCCGCCCGAACCGAGATCTACCTCTACACCCGTCGGGTGGATGATTTCCAATATGAGGTTGAAACGACCTACAGTACGCTGAAAGTCCCGGACTCGCACCAGCCGTTTGTCAGAAAGCTGCGCTTCGACCACCAGCCCGCCGGGAATCGGCCCGCCGTGCGGATTGACGGAAGTTACAGCCCGGTGACGCTCATTCAGTCGGCCGGAGACATGTTGATTAAAAATTAG
- a CDS encoding RNA polymerase sigma factor — translation MSRVQSPPEPTERDLVERCRIHDRTAQRLLFERYKRAMFTKAFRILNDADHAHDVLQDAFVEVFRSLHSFRYQSTLGAWIKTIVIRQALRKLARESRFETLTDQHDQPMTVPDTLTGQQLDAAIRALPDGARAVFLLIEVEGYAHREVADLLAISEGTSKSQLSYAKKLLRKQLADLHPDR, via the coding sequence ATGTCCCGCGTGCAATCACCACCTGAACCTACGGAACGCGACCTGGTCGAACGCTGCCGCATCCACGACCGGACGGCCCAGCGGCTGCTCTTCGAGCGGTACAAACGGGCCATGTTCACGAAGGCATTCCGCATCCTGAACGACGCCGACCATGCCCACGATGTGTTGCAGGACGCGTTTGTGGAAGTGTTCCGCAGCCTGCATTCCTTCCGGTATCAATCCACCCTCGGAGCCTGGATCAAAACCATCGTCATTCGGCAGGCCCTGCGAAAGCTGGCCCGCGAAAGCCGTTTTGAAACGCTGACCGACCAGCACGATCAGCCGATGACCGTGCCCGACACGCTGACGGGACAACAACTCGATGCGGCCATCCGCGCGCTTCCCGACGGGGCGCGGGCCGTTTTTCTGCTCATCGAAGTGGAAGGCTACGCCCACCGGGAGGTGGCCGACCTGCTGGCGATTTCGGAAGGAACCTCCAAATCGCAGCTGAGCTACGCTAAAAAATTGCTTCGTAAACAACTGGCCGATCTGCACCCCGACCGATGA